Below is a window of Chionomys nivalis chromosome 19, mChiNiv1.1, whole genome shotgun sequence DNA.
TTCACTGGCTCTCCTCTTCAATGAGAATAGAGGGTGATGAGCATCTATGTGGCTGCTCTTTAAACACAGATGTTCAGTTTGCTGGAAACTGATCTCACACCACAATTTgtgttttagaatattaaaagttgctgTTACTTCATTTGGTTGCCTGTATCTTAGTGATGAAAAAATATCTTCCAAGTTATAACCCATGGTGCACATAGTCTCTACAAGCCTTGGAAGGATTTCTTTAGTTGTAGGTGCTGTATGTTTTTTAATGGTGCCCAGCCATGGTCTTTTCACAAGTTGACTTACTGTTATTCTCCTGTTGGTGGGGACCGTAAGTAATCGTGCAATGATGACAAAACAGGGTTTAGACAAGTCAAAGGGGATGGGATACCTTGTTTTAGTAATGAGCCTGTGCATACCATGTAATGTGTCCTCTGTGTATGGAAATTGTCCTGTGACCATTACATATAGGAGGACTCCCAAGCTCCACATGTCAACAGCCAGCCCATCATAAGGTTTCCTTGCCAACATCTCTGGAGCCATATAGTGTAAAGAACCACAGACCTTCTTCAACATTTGCCGCTTTGCAAGATGAATTGCCAAACCAAAATCACAAAGCTTGACATTGCCATCTTCGTCAATAAGGATATTCTCCAATTTAATATCGCGATGGGCAATGCGTCTTTGGTGGAGAAAGTGCACGGCTGATACGACCTGTTGGAAGATGGGTCTAGCCTCCTGCTCCTTTAAACATCCAACCTCACTGAGGAACATCTGTAGATCCTTTCCAGCCACATACTCCATTATTAAATAAGTCTTTGACTGTGTGTCAATGAcgtgaaaaaaatgaatgatgttACTGTGTTCCAAAGTCTGAAGGATCTTTACTTCAGAGTTCATCTCATCCACAGTATTGCTTTTTTTCCTAAGGATCTTGACAGCAACCTGTGTTTTGGTGGGAATGTGGCAGGCAAGCTTCACCTCCCTGAAAGTACCTACGCCTAGAGGTGTTAAGATCTTGAACTCTTTGTCCAGGATGTCGTCGTCCCAGGGGCTGGCCATCGTGTGTCGTCTCAATCCACCTACTTCTCTTGTTGGCAGGCAATGCTAGAAACAAACATTTAATCAACGTTACGATTCAGGTCTAGCACTATGAATCCATGGTTATCAAATCTTAGATTTCCCAAACAAAACTAATGATGCACTTCAAGGACATAGAAATACTAGAAGAACCCAACCTCAAAGCAGTAAACAATGAATCACAGTAAAGATGAAAGAGATAATCGCTGATGTGTCCATTCAAATACATATACTTACATCAGAGAAATAatgatttgattattttcaaCAATGAACCAAATGAAAATCTTTGGCCAATCTTATCAAGTTTAAGAGATACAAATTAAATTATAGGTAAAAAGGGATAATGTTCTAGCCAAATAACAATCCAGATAATACCTTCTGGATACTTCAAATATTAAAACCTAGGGaatttgaaagaatgaaaaaaattccTAGATTTGTGTgaacattgcaatatgataaaagaaaaccCCTTAAACACATGAGACATACGTAGCAAGTGTGGCTattgagagaaacacataaagCCATGGTGCTGGAAATATCGTGTTATAAAGCTGGGTTGTTTTGTGGCTGATGTCATTTCAGTATACATTCTCTATCCTGCACTGACTTACTTCCTATCAAGTGTCGCCTTTATGACTTCCAAAGCTTTCCAATCAGCACTGGCTTATTGTCACTTAGTGCTCAAAAAACCTGAGTTCGTGCTAAGAAAACCAccgtggtagtttgaatgagacaGGTCCCTACAAAATTGGGCATTTGAGCACCAGTTTAGGGCCCATTTGGTTAATTTCATGTGGTGGAGCCTTGTTGACttattagtcagagttctctaaaCAACAGAGCACCTATTACTATGAACCTCTCTCCCCCTTGGAATTTATGGGAATCACTTACACGCTGCTGTCCAGGGAATCCGACAATGGCTGGCTATGAACTGAAACTTCAGAAATTTCAGGAGTTGCTCAGTCCACAGTGCTTTCTCTCTTGGCTCGTCTTCAGTATctactggaatcccaaagaagttggTTCTTATACCCAGGAAGGAATAAAGATGCGAAAAAGGTGAGGGCCAGAGACAAATGAGCCAAAGCCTCCTCCTGCGTGTTTATATAGTCTTCCAGCACAAGGCGTGGCCGAAATTAAGGGTGTGTCTTCCGGCATCATgaactggattaaaggcgtgtgtcttCCCACCAAATTCAATCATCAAAGGAGTGTCTTTCCCTCCTTGAGATTGAGAACAAACCAATCAAAAATGATCCATTACAGGCGTGCCCTCCATTTTTGACTTGTAGTTCATTCCAGTTGTAGTCATGTTGGCAATCAAAAATAACACTCACAATTGCAGAATTCCCTCCATTTTATTGACCTTGAGATTAATGAGCTTAGCCTTCATCATTTGCTGTCTGTGctttctgatttaattttaaaatgttagtggGTTATCCCACCGCCCTAGCCTTTAGAAaactgcagtgtgtcacacagcaTATTCTTCTGCCCAGTCAGGTTTACAATGCAATTAGTCAttagactttattttttctttttattacattcttctattacttttattttcggCTCTTTGGATTTTAGGCTCTATGGTTCCTTTAACTTTTTGGATGTTGTAAGAGGGTTTATATGTGTAAcggccctggttgtcctggaactccatgtgtaaaccaggttagccttgaactcacaatcagATGTGGATGATTCTGCCTGAAGgatattgagattaaaggtgagaATCACCACTGTTTGACAGTTTCTGGTTTCTTATGGATGATAAATACCAGATCAGCACTGGGGTTCATCTCAGATATCACACAGAAAATGGGATCCTATTTTTGACAGGGCTTTGGGGTGAGGATTATTAGTGTCTCCTTGTGAATTCTGGGCTGCCAGCCACCTCTCTTCCCTTCAGGCCTTCCTCTCTAAGGTTTACCAGGCTCTACCTTTAGGCTTGTAGGTGGAGACAGCACCACTGTCCCACCTTCACCCCCGTCCCTAAATCCCACCAGGTGAGTCTCCCAGGAGAGCTGGCAGTGCTTACTGCACCAACAGCACCTCCAAGTTACAAGCTCCAGGTAGATAAAAGACCTGTCCTATTTAGAGATgacatctgcttgcttctgcaaAACCAGATTGTGGAGTagttgttggtgtgtgtggaCTGAATGCATTGGATCTTA
It encodes the following:
- the LOC130890391 gene encoding putative sperm motility kinase W; this translates as MASPWDDDILDKEFKILTPLGVGTFREVKLACHIPTKTQVAVKILRKKSNTVDEMNSEVKILQTLEHSNIIHFFHVIDTQSKTYLIMEYVAGKDLQMFLSEVGCLKEQEARPIFQQVVSAVHFLHQRRIAHRDIKLENILIDEDGNVKLCDFGLAIHLAKRQMLKKVCGSLHYMAPEMLARKPYDGLAVDMWSLGVLLYVMVTGQFPYTEDTLHGMHRLITKTRYPIPFDLSKPCFVIIARLLTVPTNRRITVSQLVKRPWLGTIKKHTAPTTKEILPRLVETMCTMGYNLEDIFSSLRYRQPNEVTATFNILKHKLWCEISFQQTEHLCLKSSHIDAHHPLFSLKRRASEPALASKREAGKRQSKEEGVEGRHKKCQSLIKLNKYSCLELNPCSDVTVPEGDVMMANVIKCATGDIGDNMNSLDSSPGDLSLSEPPLDGRPTLFLNMDFSTQKLSLEPNIPNDQPQIGSTTSASRPFTGWKRMRKRISHVLGALLICGMPIPD